DNA from Macadamia integrifolia cultivar HAES 741 chromosome 12, SCU_Mint_v3, whole genome shotgun sequence:
ACAATAATCTACAAATCTACAAGAAATAGCAGAACTGCAGAAACTGAAACCTATTCACAATCCAGAAAAcacaataaacaaaaagaagaaaatcacacaCAACCGCAAAACACAAGGATTTACGTGGTCGGCTAGGTGCCTACATCCACGGGAGAGATAGGAGCAGTTTTCACTAACAATGGAGAAAGGATTACACGTTCTCTTCCTCAAGCCTTTCTGTGTTTACAAAGAATTCCCAATAACTCTAATGACCTCCCATTGCAACAATTTATAAAGGTACAAATTTTCTGAATCCTATCTAAACCCTAAGCTTTTAATAACCCTCCGGAGGCAGCCCACAAACCCCGTacacagaatacaagacatcaaccCTCAACAGGAACATCAAAAGAATATTCCGAAGAACAGAAGCACGTCATTTTATGAAAATGGCTCTCACAAATCACAAGATTGAATTTAACATATTTTGCAGATGAACTAAAACAGAATTCAAGGATCTAGtgcatttttttcccccattaatGACAATTCCAGAATGAACATACTGAATAATAACATGATCTTGCAATAGTCGAGGCCAGCAGTCAGATTATCCCGACACCAACACCAATTCTTAAATGCTGTTCTCACTTAGAACAAGATATGCAGAAAGAGTAGAATGTCTATTCTCAGGATATAAAGATGGTCATCGACATAGATGAAATTCTAGGTTCTCTCTGACACAAACGATTAAAAGGGTTTAGAAATAAGCCTCCAAAAAATGTGCATAAGAGTCTTCATACCGAAAAATAGCATCCAGACTTCAGAGAGCTTATTGAGGTATTATGGCATCAGAGTTTGTCAAGGTTACCTCCAAAAAAGTGAAGGAGAATGGAAGCTGCTACAGTGACGTTGATGGATGTAAACAAAGAAATCACATATCTTACATTCCTTAGAAAAGGCCAGTCCCCTGCAAGaagtaaaatcaaataaattgcTTTTCAAGAAGGAACAACTCTCAATGTAAGTACTAAGTACCTCATTGCCAAGCAGGAAAGCAGTACTTTTTTTCTGAAAGGATGTTGATTCACAGAAACAGCTCCATCAGTAATTTCTACACCACAAATATCACAATCTTTCTCCTGAGGTTCCAAATAGTCTATTCAACAATTGGATCCAATTAGGGTTACGAAATGCATAGAAACGGAAATGAAACGAGCATTGAAATAATGAAAATGacgaaaaagagaaggaagaagaggacatACCAGATCTTAAGGTAAACTTGGGCGTTGGAGAGAGAATGGAAATGACGGAATCGGAGATGAGAAGTGGAGCCATGACTCCCGAAGGCGTTGAAGTCGCGGCGGCCCACCAGTATCAGTTCCGATACCCCGAAAGCCGTCGCGATCCGAGCCATCGTTCCCAACACCCTGCTCTCCCACCTCGCCGCCATCTCTGCCCGATCTTCGCAACCTCTCAGCTTTCCTCCGTTCCTAGAAGATGGTGGTGGCTGGTCGGTCGGTCgcccaggaaaaaaaaacaaaatgcgTCGACAGCAGGGTTCGAACCTGCGCGGGCGAAGCCCAACAGATTTCAAGTCTGTCTCCTTGACCACTCGGACATATCGACCAGCTGTTGATAAGGTTTAAAGTAATTAGTAATACTTAATAGTGGAGTTAAGCCACTAACCGATATTGGCTCAGGATGTCCCTTTTGTACCTTTTTTGTTCCTAATCCAAGAATGAACTAACATCTAAAGCTAAAGAGCTTATCACCATGGTATGGAAGGATATTTCTTCATTTGGTCATGTAATAAACGTTTTAATCCTTAAGGAGTGTTTGTTGAC
Protein-coding regions in this window:
- the LOC122056954 gene encoding uncharacterized protein LOC122056954 isoform X1 — encoded protein: MAPLLISDSVISILSPTPKFTLRSDYLEPQEKDCDICGVEITDGAVSVNQHPFRKKVLLSCLAMRGLAFSKECKICDFFVYIHQRHCSSFHSPSLFWRENLEFHLCWCRDNLTAGLDYCKIMLLFSMFILELSLMGEKNALDP
- the LOC122056954 gene encoding uncharacterized protein LOC122056954 isoform X2 codes for the protein MAPLLISDSVISILSPTPKFTLRSDYLEPQEKDCDICGVEITDGAVSVNQHPFRKKVLLSCLAMRGLAFSKECKICDFFVYIHQRHCSSFHSPSLFWRENLEFHLCWCRDNLTAGLDYCKIISGRLP
- the LOC122056954 gene encoding uncharacterized protein LOC122056954 isoform X3, whose translation is MAPLLISDSVISILSPTPKFTLRSDYLEPQEKDCDICGVEITDGAVSVNQHPFRKKVLLSCLAMRGLAFSKECKICDFFVYIHQRHCSSFHSPSLFWSSGRLP